AAGCTTCGATGAAGCTGGGTTCTGCCCTTGTGGGACCCGCCTATATATGAGAAGGGTCCTACccctcccccaaggtacgtcacataCCACTTCCCTACTTTCTACCTGCGCACTGactgactagagcgtcggagtatctttgcaggtgacaccccctcTCCTTACAACGAGAGCTCGGTAGTCCGGTTAGCCTACCTCCAGCTCAGCGACACGGAACAAGGCGTTACCCACCGCTTCGAATCACCACCTAAACCGTCCGGTACCCGACCAACAGTACATTGACGCCGTCTGTGGGGAACGCCTGAATGGATATCGCATCCGGTGCAGCGGAGCCCGGTGGCAGGGTTGAGCCCAGGGGGCAGCCTCCGCGGCATCCTCCAGAGAACGCGCGAGATCCCCCTGCCCCCCGCGACGAACTGGGACGTCCACGCGGGCCGTTGAAAGGCGCCCCTTTAGGGGAACCGGCTGCGATAGCGCCCGAATAATGCAGGAACTCCGCCACAGAGTTCAGAACCTGGAGCGTCAACTGGTGGAGCAGGAACGCACCCAGCAAACCTCTGACCTAAACTACTCTCCCTCTCCCGAGAGTCAGGGGAGGACCTCCTAGAGAAGCCACTCTCGGCGTGCGTCCACCCCAATATATGAGATAGGAAGTAGTCAGGAAGACAGGGATCCCCCGAGGAGATGACGTGACCCTTTCATATACGCCCGAAACAGAAGAACACGAGCTACCGACGAAGACCGGGAGGGGGATGAACACAGGTCCGAGAGAACACGACAACCCCTGATAATGGGTGCGACCCCCTTCCACCATTCCGTCCTCGAGGCCCGGCTGCCAAAGCATTTTGACAAGCCGATGGACATGAGGTACGATGGAACACAAGATCCCCAGGAGCATCTGACGGCCTTCGAGGCCAGGATGAATTTAGAAGGGGTAGGCGAAGAGGTCCGGTGTCGCGCCTTTCCGGTCACCTTTGCAGGACCAGTGATACGGTGGTTTAACAACCTCCCGCAGGGATCCATCTCTAGGTTCTCGGATATTAGCCGCACCTTCTTGGCCCAATTCACGACATGGATCGCGAAGGCAAAGCATCCGATCAACCTATTGGAGGTAACCCAAAGGCCCGGGGAGCCAACCAGGAAATACCTGGACCGGTTCAACGACGAGTGTTTAGAGATCGACGGCCTAACCGACCCGGTGGCCAGCCTGTGCTTAACGAACGGGCTCCTAAATGAGGACTTCAGGAAGCACCTCCCTACGAAGCCAGTATGGACGATGCAAGAGATACAGGGTGTGGCCAAGGAGTATATCAACGACGAAGAGGTCAGCCAGGTCATAGCTGCCAATAAACGGCAACCCTCCTACAACCAAAACTGGCAGCACGGTAGCGGAGAAAGACAGAAGGAACATGCCAGAGACGGCGGACCGAGCAAGACACCCAGGCCGTTCCCTCAAGTCAGGAAGTTCACCAATTACACCCCCCACCATTCCCATCGTAGAAGTCTATCAACAGATAGCCGAGAAGGAAATTCTGTCGAAGCCCCGACCTCTGAAGGACCGGACCGGAGGAAACAAGAACTTATATTGTGATTACCACAAAGGATACGGGCACAAAACGCAGGATTGCTTTGACCTCAAGGACGCGCTGGAACAAGCGATCAGGGACGGAAAACTGGCCGAGTTCTCCCACCTCATCAGGGAGCCGAGGAGACGAGATCGCGACCGCGAAGGAGAGGACAGGACTCGCGTGGCGAAGCGACTCCATGAGTCGGAGGATAATGAACACGGCCTTACCATAGTGAACGTGGTAACGGCAAGAGACGCGGCCCCAAGGTCGAAGTCGACGCAGAAGAAGGATGCCAAGGTCCTAGCGATCTCGTCCTCTAGTCCCGCGCTGAATCCGAAAAGGACCCCACCCATATCGTTCGGACCAGACGACCAGTGGTTCGATGAGATAATGGAAAATCCACTAATGGTCATCAAGGCCAGGGTGGGAACATGCCTGGTCAAGAGGATCCTCGTGGACACCAGCGCTGACTCGAACATCATGTTCCGCAACGTGTTCGACGCCTTGGGCCTTCGGGAAGCCGACCTGAAAACCCACCAGCACGGTATAGTAGGCTTAGGCGACCACTTCATCACGCCTGACGGGACAGTGACCCTACCTGTGTCCGTAGGGTCGGGTCAAGAGAGAAGATCGGTGATGGCGGAGTTCGTGGTCCTCCGAGACTCGACGACCTACAACATCATCATGGGGAGAAAGACCATCAATGACCTCGAGGCAGCGATCAGCACAAGAATGTTAGTAATGAAGTTCATTACGGATAGAGGAGCTGTGGGATCCATAAGAGGGGACCTAGAAACGGCAGTCGCTTGTGACAACGCCAACCTCTCCCTGAGAAAGAAGTCTAAAGAAGCGTCAGGAGTGTTTCTGACCGACATAGATGCTAGAGTCGGCGACAACCCTAGACCCGAGCCAGAAGGGGACTTGGAAAAGTTTAGGGTCGGCGACACGGAGGAGAAGTTCACGTTCGTGAACAGGAACCTCCCACATGAATTGAAGAAACATTTGGTGGAAATGATCAAGGCCAATGGTGATTTATTCGCTTGAACGCCAGCCGATATGCCGGGGATAGACCCCCAATTCATGTCACATCACTTGGCCGTCATGCCGGAAGCCCGACCAGTGGCTCAAAGGAGGAGGAAGATGTCGCAGGAAAGAGCGGAGGAGGTGGCCAAACAGACGGCCAGTCTCCTCGATGCAGGATTTATCCGAGAACTAGACTACTCGACCTGGCTGTCCAATGTAGTTCTAGTAAAAAAGCACAGCGGGAGATGGAGGATGTGTGTGGATTActccgatctcaacaaagcatgccccaaAGATTGCTACCCCCTTCCCAACATTGATACACTCGTCGATGCGGCGGCGGGGTACCGGTATCCTGAGCTTTATGGATGCCTATTCCGCCTACAatcagataccgatgcaccggCCTGACGAGGATAAAACAACATTCATAACACCGGGATGAATCTATTGCTACAGGGTGATGCCATTTGTCTTGAAAAACGCGGGGGCCACTTACCAAAGGTGGATGAACAAGATATTTGGCAATCTCATAGGCAAGACGGTGGAAGTCTATGTGGATGATATCCTAGCAAAGACTACACGGCCTGACGACCTCCTGAGCAACCTGGGAAATGTGTTCGCCTCCCTCCGACAACACGGCATGAGGCTCAACCCGCTCAAATGCGCCTTCGCCATGGAGGCCGGGAAGTTCTCGGGATTTATGATAACCCAAAGGGGAGTGGAAGCCAACCCTGAAaaatgccaagcgatactcCAAATGAAGAGTCTGGGCTGTGTCAAAGACGTCCAGAGGCTGGCAGGAAGGCTCACCGCGTTGTCCCGCTTCCTTGGAGCGTCGGTAGCGAAGGCCCTACCCTTCTTCAACCTGATGAGAAAAGGAATAGCGTTTGAATGAACCCCTGCATGCGAAAAAGCGTTCAATAACTTCAAGGAGATCTTGGCAACACCTCCGGTACTCAAAAAgcccaaggccggagaatcgCTATACCTATACCTGGCTATAACGGGGGAAGCCCTTGCAGCGGTCCTGGTGCGGGAAGAGGGGAAGACTCAGCAACCAGTCTACTTCATGAGCAGAGCGCTACAAGGGGCGGAGCTGAGGTATAGCAAACTGGAGAAGCTAGCACTGGCACTCCTGACCTCCTCCCGTAGACTAAGGCAATACTTCCAGGGCCACCAGATTGTCGTGAGAACGGACCAAGAAATCCGGCAAGTGCTCCAAAAACCCGATTTAGTGGGAAGAATGATGACTTGGTCCATTGAACTCTCCCAGTATGATATACGATACGAACCTTGACATGCGATTAAGGCACAAGCGATGACAGACTTCCTGGTAGAAGTGACAGGGGACCCCACCGAAGAAACGGGCATACGGTGGAGGCTCCATGTCGACGGGGCCTCCAACCAAGCGTCCGGGGGTGCCGGGATCATCTTAGAAAGCCCAGCTGGGGTCGTATACAAACAATCGATCAAGTTCGAGTTCTCCGTATCAAACAACCAAGCAAAGTACGACGCCCTCTTGGGAGGCTTAGCCCTAGCCAAGGAGGTCAGGGCGACAAGGCTGGAAGTATGTAGCAACTCACAGGTCGTTACCTCATAAGTAAATGGAAACTACCAAGCCAGAGACTCGCTGTTACAGAAGTACTTGGAGAAGGTCAAGGAGTTGAGCAAGCTATTCAAGGAGGTCACGATCCAACACATTCCAAGGGAATGGAACACACGGGCAGACCTCCTATCCAAGCTGGCAAGCACGAAACCGGGAGTCGGCAACCGGTCTCTCATCCAGGGTATGATGAAGGAGCCAGCAGTTGCCCTCCACTTGACAAGACTGGGTCCCTCCTAGTTAGATCCCATCACTAATTTCCTGGAAGGCGGCAAACTCCCTGACGACGAAAAGGCAGCTAAAGCGCTGAGAATGGAGGCAGCCAAATACGCGATCATTCAAGGACAGCTGTTTAAAAAGGGACTCAACCAGCCCCTACTGAAGTGCCTGCATCCCGACCAGACGGACTACGTACTCAGAGAAGTCCACGAAGGGTGCTGCGGCCATCATATCGGGGGCAAAGCCCTAGCGAGGAAGCTCATCCGAGCTGGATACTACTGGCCATCTATGATGGCAGGTTCCAAAGAGTTCGTGAGAAAATGCGTCAAGTGTCAAGAGAACGCCAACTTTCACAGAGCACCGGCTTCCGAACTAAGCCTGCTAACGTCCTCCCGACCCTTCTCAAAATGGGGAGTTGACCTCTTGGGACCCTTTCCGATTGGTCtagggcaagtcaaatacctcaaaGTTGCCATCGACTACTACACCAAGTGGATAGAGGCCGAGCCGCTGGCCAGTATATCCTCGTCCAATTGCAGAAAGTTCATGTGGAGACAGGTGATAACCCGATTCGGCATCCCAGAAGTCGTCATATCAAACAACGGGATGCAGTTCACTGACAAGAAGTTTGCGGAATTCCTCACTGGTCTGGGCATAAAACAGAAATTCTCTTTGGTAGAACACCCTCAGACGAACGGGCAAGTCGAGTCCGCAAATAAGGTCATCTTGCTGGGCCTCAAGAAGCGGCTGGATAATAAAAAAGGGGCATGGGCCGACGAACTCGCCTCGGTCCTCTGGTCCTACCGTACAACCGAGCAGTTGTCCACGGGAGAGACTCCCTTCTGACTGACATACGGGGTAGACGCGGTCATACCTGTGGAGATCGGCGAGCCAAGCCCACGATTACTTCTGAAGGGAGTAGAAGATGCAGTAGAAAAGGACCTAGTAGATGAGGCCAGGGAGATGGCCCATTTATCTGAGATAACACTAAAGTAAAGAATTGCCCTGCGCTACAACACCAAAGTGCTCAAAAGAGAATTTGAGCAAAAAGGTTCGGAACAAATCCTAAAGACCCGTCACTTCGGCAAACATCCCCACTGCAGTAGAATAAGAAATCGTTTAGTCATGAAGATGTGAAGCAAGGCAAAACAACAAGTAAAGGAGAAAACGCAAGTTAAAACTACTCACAAATATAATTCCTAGCGACCTCTCGATCACCCATAAGAAGGTGAGGATTCACGTGGTTTTTTCCAAAGACGGCCAAAAGCACGTCGGCAACCTTCTTGTCCACATCGAACATACCCTTATAACTCACCTTAATGAAGGTGTTGGACCCCACCCCGAAACTCCAATATGTCGGGATGAGGCGTTCCCCTTCTAACGACAACCAGAAAGGATGATGACCTTTGACCGGGCGCACCTTAAAATACTTATCCTTAAACCCATGATAGGAGTCCTCAAATAAGCCAAAAATCCTTCGACCTTGGGCAGATCGGAAGGACATAAACTCCTTCCTCGCTTTCCCTTCCTCTGAAGGGTTTTTGAGGttgaaaaaataaaggaaaacgTCCACGGACACCGGCAGCTCTAAGTACTCGCACaccatctcgaaacagcggaTGGAAGCCCAATTGTTCGGATGCAACTGCGACGGCGCCACGAAATTTTGGTTAAGAAGCGCCATTTGGAAAGCAGAAAAAGGAATGCGAACCTCCACTTGGGTGAACATGGACTTATAAAACCAGATCCAATCGGCAACCCAGGGGGAATGGAAGTTGAGTTCGTATAGCCGCTCGTAGGGGGGGGCAGGGACGAAGACATCGTAGTTGGATTCCTCGTCGGTTCCTCCGCACAAGTGCTCGGCTCGACGGAACTCGGTGAGCTCCTCCTCGCCCATTTGATTCGGGGAGTCCCTCAAGTCGGAAACCACCCAGGCGTAGGGGTCGTACCCCGTGGCAGAAGAGGAAGCTCGTGAGACGATGCGAGGCATACCTACAATGGGGGTACCACTCGGTTAGTCTAGGAGGTCGGGAGCTCGGAACAAACCCATAAACTACATCAACCTATTCTGCAACTAAAATTAAGCAGGTTTAAACCAAAATCCAAACAAATGCCTATCCTGGGATGGTAACCCCCCTTAACACACCTACTTAACGCTAAAAGCCATCCATCATACAAAATCAAGCAAACAGCATGCATGTAGAAGAAACAATGGCAAAGGCAAAATGAACACAAAGTAGAAGATAAAGAAATAGATGCTCACCTGGATTGATTATGAAGGTTTGAAGGAGAAGGCAAGACCAACACTCTGGGAATTTTTGGAGAAGAAGAGGATAGAGATGGCTGGGGCGAAGATATGAGAACGAATCAAAAAACAAATGCAAAACCGTTTTAAAATTGCCACTCGAAGAAGCGCAAAAAGCCTAGGGGCAAGATAGTCTTTGCGCGCAGGATTTTTAGCTCATTATGAGCATTTAATGCTCTGTGCGAAGAACGAGGCGACGAATGGTCATCCCAGCAACGAACAGGCACGCGCGCAAGGGGAGCGTCCTCCCCGCGGATGACCGACCTAGCGACAACGCGTGAAAAAAGAGATAACTCGCCACCAACAACCCTCACGACTATTGCTGGCGCGTTaggggcactgttacggcccGGCCTAAATGTAACTTGGACCGACCCGACTCACACACCACCCAACCCGATCGGTCGGGCGTGAGGCGCCCAAATGCtgacccggacacgcgtcctgGACAGCTCTCCGCTACAGCTGTATAAGGAAGTTTCGAGGAAGGTGGGTTCTGTCCTTGTGGGACCCGCCTCTGACACGGTATATATGGGAAGGGTTCTACccctcccccaaggtacgtcacataCCACTTCTCTACTTTTCACCTGCGCACTGACTGAatagagcgtcggagtgtctttgcaggtgacaccccccTTTTCCTTACAACGAGAGCTCGGTAGCCCGGTTAGTCCACCTCCAGCTCAGCAACACGGAACAAGGCGTTACCCACCGCTTCGAATCACCACCTGAACCGTCCGATACCCGACCAACCGTACATAAACCTTATAATTTATCAtccaataattaaaataaagtatataTCTTCATATAATGACAATGATAAAATCTTCGTAATTGGACCTAAAAAAATGCAAAGAACGGTACACTATGTATGTAGTGTTTCATTTACAaaagatattaattaaataataacaaaacttGTATGGAAGAGGTACGTATAAATAtaattcattttctctttttccttgcAACAtccattatttttaattttttaaaaaagcttAAATATNNNNNNNNNNNNNNNNNNNNNNNNNNNNNNNNNNNNNNNNNNNNNNNNNNNNNNNNNNNNNNNNNNNNNNNNNNNNNNNNNNNNNNNNNNNNNNNNNNNNNNNNNNNNNNNNNNNNNNNNNNNNNNNNNNNNNNNNNNNNNNNNNNNNNNNNNNNNNNNNNNNNNNNNNNNNNNNNNNNNNNNNNNNNNNNNNNNNNN
This sequence is a window from Arachis duranensis cultivar V14167 chromosome 2, aradu.V14167.gnm2.J7QH, whole genome shotgun sequence. Protein-coding genes within it:
- the LOC107475832 gene encoding uncharacterized protein LOC107475832 translates to MDMRYDGTQDPQEHLTAFEARMNLEGVGEEVRCRAFPVTFAGPVIRWFNNLPQGSISRFSDISRTFLAQFTTWIAKAKHPINLLEVTQRPGEPTRKYLDRFNDECLEIDGLTDPVASLCLTNGLLNEDFRKHLPTKPVWTMQEIQGVAKEYINDEEVSQVIAANKRQPSYNQNWQHGSGERQKEHARDGGPSKTPRPFPQIAEKEILSKPRPLKDRTGGNKNLYCDYHKGYGHKTQDCFDLKDALEQAIRDGKLAEFSHLIREPRRRDRDREGEDRTRVAKRLHESEDNEHGLTIVNVVTARDAAPRSKSTQKKDAKVLAISSSSPALNPKRTPPISFGPDDQWFDEIMENPLMVIKARVGTCLVKRILVDTSADSNIMFRNVFDALGLREADLKTHQHGIVGLGDHFITPDGTVTLPVSVGSGQERRSVMAEFVVLRDSTTYNIIMGRKTINDLEAAISTRMLVMKFITDRGAVGSIRGDLETAVACDNANLSLRKKSKEASGVFLTDIDARVGDNPRPEPEGDLEKFRVGDTEEKFTFVNRNLPHELKKHLVEMIKANGDLFA